Genomic segment of Drosophila biarmipes strain raj3 chromosome 2L, RU_DBia_V1.1, whole genome shotgun sequence:
GCAATTTTTCTTAAGCTCACTTATATAAATTAAGATTTTTTGTTCAGAGTAGTaagttttagttaaaattatttaattaaaaataaaaaatattcttttctaagataataaacttaatttttttaatctaggAATATTATAAAGGAATATGTTTAGCTAAAACCTTCTTAAAAAAGATGATTGTAATTCTTCAGTCTgcctaaaataataaaataactaaCCCATCCAGAGGTTGATACTAAAAATGACTCATGTACTCCCTAACGATCCCTTGAGATCTCTAGGGGAAGTAGAAAGAAACTTATGATAAGTAGCACAAAACCCCAACTTTAGTAAAAACTCGCAAATCGGGATACGGTTTCAATACTTAGGAAAGAGAATTACTAGATAAAgattaaaagaatttgattAAGTAAAATGTATCACTAATCTTTAATGCCCCAAACTAACGATAAGCTGACTCCGTTAGATTTTGATAATGTTTATTCCTGTTGTTATACGATCCCTTGAGATCGCCAAAGGAAgtattaaacaattttgatAAGGTTATCTCTAATGTTTAATGTCCCAATCTATCGATAAACTGACCCAGCTAGATTTTGAAACTGTTAATTGCCGTCGCTATGAGATCTCTTGAGATCGCCTGCGGAGGTACTAAAAAACCCTCGATAAGGAGGTCGCCAAGCCCATGGGACTGTCGTAAAGCCCCGAGAAGAACCAATCGGTGCAGGGTATCAGATCGCGAGCATATGGCGCTTGGGTCGCGTTGCCTTGGCAATGTgacaaaatgcaaatgcggCTGCTCGGCTCGGCTAACGGTAAGCTGCAGGAAAAACACAGTTTCTGTTCTTGATtaaatacacacacacacaagcgcaccgaacacgcacacactcaaATGTGAGTGCATGGAGTGGCATAAAATCGCAGGAAAGcatgtatgtatataaaaaaaagagcgCCAGAAATGGAGCCACCAAAAGAAAATCGATAATTCGGTGTTTTGGGGTCTGTTAGTTGCTTTTTTATACCGTGACCCACCGAAAAAAAATTGGAGCACAGCAGTTTTGCTCGGCTTTCGTTTGCGTGTGCGAGCGCGGGCCTGTGAAATGTGCTATTCCAACTCACCTGCGATGATTTATTTGTCAGGTCTTGAAGTTTCCCAGAGCTTTCGACCCGAAACTCCGCAAGCttaaagcaatttaaaaatatttctgttgtTGCCGAAAATGAAGccgagaaaaacaaacaaagcgaGAAACTCCGTTTCGGACTGATTACACAACGCGCAACTTTACGGTGCGAAGTTGGGGGCTTTTCCCCTTCCGGCGGGCTTTCAATTATAGTGTTTCAGGGCCGCAGCGCTTCTCATGTTTCTTGGTTTGGCCACAATTCATAATTTTCCTTAGAACTCGCAGTGGAGTtttattttgccaaaaatccGCACCAAACAaattcgcacacacacacgcgcgcgtgcacgcacacacacgacCGCCGGGGAAAGAGCGCGGAGAGAGCTCCGCCACGCGAGAGCAGTTGACAGCGACTGAGCGACTGAGCTGGAAAGCCAACTGAAACCCCCAACCGAATCCGAAGCGAAACGCCGGCGGCGCAGTGGGCGTCGCTGCCGACGTCCGCTTGGAGCCCGAGCTCCCCCGTAGAGCGAGCGAGatggagagagagagagcggagagCCATAGTGGTGCGCTCCTTTATAACGGTAATTCAAGCCGACACGCGACTGGCAAGTCGCTTTTGCGCATCCCTGGAATGGCGTTGCCACACTAGGgcaattatacaaaatttatttgaacagaaaaaaacaaacgggatactatttaaaatattgttaaaattaaaattaaaaaattaaaaaaaaacaaactggatactgtttaaaatattattggcaaaattaaaaaagcttTGTAAAACCATTAAACCATTACACTCGCTTTTAGGATTTCCCCAacaattttattagttttgcGAAAAACTAGGTTTAAGATACCAGATCCACCAGTTAGGGGAAACTATGGTAtgttaaattcttaaaattttattgtaaACTAAATTTTTGAGTATGGTGGAGAGTatgtttttcttcttttgcAGTACCAACGATCTTTTAATTCGCCTAACAAATATCCTTAAAGTTGCTGTTGCTCGTGCTCGGAGACTGCCAGGTTATTTCGGTGTCCTCAAAGTCCACAATGTCCCCAAGACGTACAGGACCCTTAACAGTTCTCATAAATTGCATCCTGGGTTGATCGACCAACTGCACCTTGACCTCAGTTAGTATGCCGCGGGCTCCAATGCGGTTGAGGATCTTGATGACGCGAGCCTTCGATGCGACAGGTTGAGACATTTTTCCGGTTTAAAGCAATCAATCCAAGGGAGGGTACTGGTTATATATGGTATGTATGGAAAATCCTAATTTTGAACCTTTGTAGCGAAAAAGTCTTTGACAATTTTCACTTTGCTGCCTAAAACATTTTGTGGACTgcttttcaaacattttagaCAAATTCCGTATTATTAACTATGCTTTATTCCGATATTCTTTAATACTTTGAGGTATGCAACATTGATTAATCCCAGTATTTTTGCTAGTTCTGAACACTCTCGAACTTTCCGCGAAGCAAGGCATCTCTCATTAAGCCAGCGAGTTCCTCGTTCTTCTGCGATCGCATCTCATCGATGAGGGACTCTTTAAAACCAGGATCCTTGGCTGGATCTGGTGTTTCCTGCAGCTTCTGCTtctccagctgcagctgcggCACTTCCACCCCGAACGTGGCTCCAATCCGCTCCACACTTTGGGCTCCAGTATCTCCGATTTTGGACCAACTGTCCGTTCCGAACCAAATGCAGAGGGGCTCGTTGAAATCGTCAACATGAGAGCGGAACGGATGGGCAGGACTTCCGAATCCCATGTGGCTAATGGTGTCCCTCAGTACCTTGGACAGCTTGGGCATCCGGTGGGAGTAGAATAGCAGTGCTCCCCCGATAAGATGGGCCATAGAGCGCAGACAGCGGCAGGTGTGTTTTCTGATGGCTGGATCAAAACCGGAGAAGATATCGTACTTCCCACCCACAATTACCACTGGAAAGGGAAGCGGTTCGAGGTTCTCCTTGCTCAGCTTGCAAACTCGCTCCATTGTCCGCTGTTCAAGGATTTCCCTGAGATCTGGTGCCAGGTTCTGCATCATCTGTCGCGCCGTGTCCCTCAATCCCTTGTAGGCACATTCCAAGTCGGTCCAAAATCTTTGTGGCTGGGAGAGGTCCAGCATTATGAGGACGGCTAGTTGCTGCAGACCATGTGTTTTAATGGGAACCTCCAGCAGCTGCTCGGCATTGTCCAGGGAGCCCAGTTCCCAAACGTTCATCACTTGGGGTGTCCTTCCACTACCGACTCTTCGACCGAAGCTATACTCCAGGGCCAAGGTTGGTCGCGCGGCGTGCTCCTCGCGATCGAAAAACTTATTTATAGCAGTCGTCTTTCCCTGGGAAAATTGTGCACAATGAATTAAATGAACTTATAATAGGTAGTCATTTTAATAccattattttataaaatctcTCTTAACTTAATAAACTGAGCGTCTTCATTATAAACAGACACATATACTTATCTTTATCAACTTTTCTGATATTCTAAACTATGAATAATAATCAAGATTTAACGGcgagtatttaaaaaattataacaagtaaaatgataaataataaatacaaaatttaattttaatatcttaCCACACACTTGCTACCCAGGATCAAAATAGTCCGCTCCTTGGGCATCGCGGTGGCCTCCAGTTGGCGGAgacgctgctgctcctccgccaGACGACCGGCGATGTCCTGAATGCTGGGCGTGGCACTCTCGCCGCCCTCGCTGCTCTTTTCGAACATTCTTTGGATACGCTTGTGCAGGCTGTGAAAGATTTGCGGCAAGCGCATCgcattgaaaatgaaaataaatgaaactatcttttgttttgcatttttaacgGTTGCCACTGGCAACTGCGGCAGTCTGGCAACGATGGATACAAAAAAAACCGTTACATTCACTGTGAATGGCAAATTTAAACTAGATTTAAACTTTATAGTTAtaatacttataaaaatacttgTTCCTCCAttaattgaaatacatttaacttatttttgtaatttactATTCTTTAATCATAAGCCTTTTCAGTGACTTTAAGcttaaatgttataaaaagtGCGCAACAAAGAGAtacatttcccattttcttttgttatagGGCGGAACTTAAAGGTACAAGCAATGTACAGTGGCAAACAAAATAGACGCGACGATCGAAAtggtataaataaaacaaggatAACAAACAGTGAAGACGAACTCGGCTGGGCGGTCGGCGGATTGCCGCGTCAACCAATTGGAATACTTCGAATTGCTCAGTAGAGCCAGATCTCCTCCAGAATGCCGTTGTCCAGCTGCTCGGCGGGCAGGGCTTTCAGTGTGCGCAGCGTCTCCATGTAGAAGGTCAGCTCCGAGGTCACCACTCCGTGCTGCGGTCCCCCATTGTTGTTCACATTCAACTTGAGCAGTTGTTCCCGCATCTTGTCCTTGAAGTTTCGGTGCACCACGCTGTAGATTTCGTGGATCTGTGCCTCCGGCAGCACTCCGGCGATGGCCTCGTGAAGTTTCACCAGATGGCGGGAGATGTGTCGGAAGGTCTGCGAAGGTATGGGTGGTCGGGCCTCCCAGGCTTCCAGCTGAGCTGCCAACCTCTCGGACACTATGCCGTGTATCTTGTTTTCGATCTCCTTGATGTGACCCTGGTAGTCCCGCTCGATGGCCTCGTACCCACTCATCGCCTGGAAGTGCTCCCTCAGCTTGGGCAGCAGCCAAAGGACCAGTTGCAGGGCTCGGGAAACAAGTGCCAGGTTAGTGCTAGTGATGGTTTTCAGCCCAGCCACCCGCATGGCGCCAGCTCCTATGATGAGTTGGCAGCTTCGTGAGTTGAAACACCGCAACAG
This window contains:
- the LOC108032450 gene encoding cytoplasmic dynein 2 light intermediate chain 1 — translated: MRLPQIFHSLHKRIQRMFEKSSEGGESATPSIQDIAGRLAEEQQRLRQLEATAMPKERTILILGSKCVGKTTAINKFFDREEHAARPTLALEYSFGRRVGSGRTPQVMNVWELGSLDNAEQLLEVPIKTHGLQQLAVLIMLDLSQPQRFWTDLECAYKGLRDTARQMMQNLAPDLREILEQRTMERVCKLSKENLEPLPFPVVIVGGKYDIFSGFDPAIRKHTCRCLRSMAHLIGGALLFYSHRMPKLSKVLRDTISHMGFGSPAHPFRSHVDDFNEPLCIWFGTDSWSKIGDTGAQSVERIGATFGVEVPQLQLEKQKLQETPDPAKDPGFKESLIDEMRSQKNEELAGLMRDALLRGKFESVQN
- the LOC108032451 gene encoding 40S ribosomal protein S28, with protein sequence MSQPVASKARVIKILNRIGARGILTEVKVQLVDQPRMQFMRTVKGPVRLGDIVDFEDTEITWQSPSTSNSNFKDIC